Proteins from one Terriglobus tenax genomic window:
- the rpsL gene encoding 30S ribosomal protein S12 produces the protein MPTFHQLVKKGRTAPRYKTASPALQGSPQRRGVCTRVYTQTPKKPNSALRKVARVRLTNGIEVTTYIPGIGHNLQEHSIVLIRGGRVKDLPGVRYHVVRGTLDSVGVANRKQSRSKYGAKRPKAAAK, from the coding sequence GTGCCTACGTTTCATCAGCTTGTGAAGAAGGGCCGCACGGCGCCCCGCTATAAGACGGCCAGCCCCGCGCTGCAGGGTTCGCCCCAGCGTCGTGGAGTCTGCACCCGCGTGTACACCCAGACCCCGAAGAAGCCGAACTCGGCGCTGCGTAAGGTAGCCCGCGTCCGTCTGACCAATGGGATCGAAGTGACGACCTATATCCCGGGCATCGGTCACAACCTGCAGGAGCACTCGATTGTGCTGATCCGCGGTGGCCGTGTGAAGGATCTGCCGGGTGTTCGTTACCACGTTGTGCGCGGAACGCTGGATTCGGTAGGCGTTGCCAACCGGAAGCAGAGCCGCTCGAAGTACGGCGCGAAGCGTCCGAAGGCTGCCGCCAAGTAG
- the rpsG gene encoding 30S ribosomal protein S7, with product MPRKGHIAKREVNPDPVYNSTLVTKFVNSMMWGGKKSTAQGIFYESMKNLEAKGGDEAIKLFKKAVENVKPLLEVKSRRVGGANYQVPIEVNPERRTSLAIRWLVSYSRSRGEKGMVDKLTAELLDAANGRGAAMKKKEDVHRMAEANKAFAHYRW from the coding sequence ATGCCGCGTAAAGGCCATATTGCGAAGCGTGAAGTCAATCCGGATCCGGTTTATAACTCGACCCTGGTGACGAAGTTTGTGAACAGCATGATGTGGGGTGGTAAGAAGTCCACTGCCCAGGGCATCTTCTACGAGAGCATGAAGAACCTCGAGGCCAAGGGCGGCGATGAGGCGATCAAGCTGTTCAAGAAGGCTGTTGAGAACGTGAAGCCCCTGCTGGAAGTGAAGAGCCGCCGTGTTGGCGGTGCAAACTATCAGGTGCCGATCGAAGTAAACCCCGAGCGCCGTACCTCGCTGGCGATTCGCTGGCTGGTAAGCTACAGCCGCTCGCGCGGTGAGAAGGGCATGGTCGACAAGCTGACGGCCGAACTTCTGGACGCGGCTAACGGCCGTGGCGCCGCGATGAAGAAGAAGGAAGATGTTCACCGCATGGCTGAGGCGAACAAGGCCTTCGCTCACTATCGCTGGTAA